In Clostridium sporogenes, one genomic interval encodes:
- a CDS encoding YhgE/Pip domain-containing protein: MKKVFRIFSRDLKNIVKHPAAIIVVLGLSFIPSLYAWINIEACWDPYANTGNLPIAIVNKDEGMMFRGKYTNVGNGIVQNLKGNKKMGWVFVDEWQANYGLNEGKYYALIEIPSNFTSGLASLKTTDPQKPNIIYRVNEKSNAIATKITNAAKGSLAKEIQTNFVYTVNKEAFKLLNNTGGQLEKNKSKILGIKSTLELGNKSIGEVKNIIDDASKDSESLKQYFNDTKDKLPLITDKINNLQKATEASKNLVSDTERDLNGIAKNINNDMIYRESTNNKINSILTNLKEYNNVSNNSEMIKLVDEASKLCDSINTNIDGTIKSLEVVNILKPNKKIEELISSLKNLKEKVNSEKNKLGELKNKISTSNNDKQNINQVVESIFLLNDEINKNMRNTSNIFYNQTTMIIENTAKGLNNRLDTANDILDTTKSVIPHLKALGDFGVGTSDAALKDGKKINNKLAEFKKTINKLQEKTSSLTEDNLDKIINLTQKNPEQMASFISSPINIKEEEIYNTGIFGVGLTPFYTVLAIWVGVLLMSSLISVEAEEFEGEKKLTHLQVYFGKLLLFLSIAIIQGIIVTLGDVFILGIKPASMGLLMVFTIVTAITFTFIIYTLVSIFGNLGKAIAVVIMVFQIAGAGGIYPIQTNPKIFGVLQPLWPFTYAIAGFREAIAGPVRAAVISNLRALFIFSAGSLLLVVLKKPLHKVTEYMNDKFIETGL; the protein is encoded by the coding sequence ATGAAAAAGGTATTTAGAATATTTTCAAGAGATTTAAAAAATATAGTTAAACATCCTGCAGCCATTATAGTAGTATTAGGATTATCTTTTATCCCTTCTTTGTATGCATGGATTAATATAGAGGCTTGTTGGGATCCCTATGCTAATACGGGAAATTTGCCTATAGCTATAGTTAATAAGGATGAAGGTATGATGTTTAGGGGGAAATATACAAATGTAGGAAATGGCATTGTTCAAAATTTAAAGGGCAATAAAAAAATGGGTTGGGTTTTTGTAGATGAGTGGCAAGCAAATTATGGACTTAATGAAGGTAAATATTATGCTCTTATAGAAATACCTTCTAATTTTACTAGTGGACTAGCAAGTTTAAAAACTACAGATCCCCAAAAACCCAATATTATATATAGAGTTAATGAGAAATCAAATGCCATAGCAACTAAAATAACCAATGCAGCAAAGGGAAGCTTGGCTAAAGAAATTCAAACCAATTTTGTTTATACAGTGAACAAAGAAGCTTTTAAGTTATTAAATAATACAGGCGGTCAATTAGAAAAGAACAAATCTAAGATACTTGGCATAAAATCTACCTTAGAGCTTGGAAATAAAAGTATCGGAGAAGTAAAAAATATAATAGATGATGCTAGTAAAGATTCAGAAAGCTTGAAGCAGTATTTTAACGATACAAAGGACAAGCTACCACTTATAACAGATAAAATAAATAATTTACAGAAGGCAACAGAAGCTAGCAAGAATCTAGTAAGTGATACGGAACGAGATTTAAATGGTATAGCAAAAAATATTAATAATGATATGATATATAGAGAAAGCACAAATAATAAAATTAATAGCATATTAACAAATTTAAAAGAGTATAACAATGTTAGTAATAATTCAGAAATGATTAAACTTGTAGATGAAGCATCAAAATTATGTGATTCTATAAATACTAATATAGATGGGACTATAAAATCATTAGAAGTAGTAAATATTTTAAAACCTAATAAAAAAATTGAGGAATTAATAAGTAGTTTAAAAAATTTAAAAGAAAAAGTTAATAGTGAAAAAAATAAATTAGGTGAACTAAAGAATAAAATTTCTACTTCAAACAATGATAAACAAAATATAAATCAGGTTGTAGAATCTATATTTCTATTAAATGATGAGATAAATAAAAATATGAGAAATACATCTAATATTTTTTATAATCAAACAACTATGATAATAGAAAATACTGCTAAAGGATTAAACAATAGATTAGATACAGCTAATGACATATTAGATACTACCAAATCAGTAATACCTCACTTGAAGGCTTTGGGGGATTTTGGGGTAGGAACTAGTGATGCAGCTTTAAAAGATGGGAAAAAAATAAATAATAAATTAGCAGAATTTAAAAAAACAATAAATAAACTACAGGAAAAAACATCTTCTTTAACTGAAGATAATTTAGATAAAATAATAAATTTAACTCAGAAAAATCCAGAACAAATGGCTTCATTTATATCTTCTCCAATAAATATTAAAGAAGAGGAGATATATAATACAGGCATATTTGGAGTAGGATTAACTCCATTTTATACAGTTTTAGCTATATGGGTAGGGGTTCTATTAATGAGTTCATTGATATCTGTAGAAGCAGAAGAATTTGAGGGAGAGAAAAAACTTACTCATCTCCAAGTATATTTTGGAAAATTGCTTTTATTTTTATCAATAGCCATAATACAAGGAATTATTGTAACTTTAGGTGATGTATTTATTTTAGGAATAAAACCAGCAAGTATGGGATTATTGATGGTATTTACTATAGTAACAGCTATAACTTTTACTTTTATAATATACACTTTAGTATCTATTTTTGGGAACCTTGGAAAGGCTATTGCAGTAGTTATAATGGTATTTCAAATAGCTGGTGCAGGGGGAATATATCCAATACAAACTAATCCTAAAATATTTGGTGTATTGCAGCCTTTATGGCCTTTTACTTATGCTATAGCAGGGTTTAGAGAAGCTATAGCAGGGCCTGTACGAGCTGCTGTAATTAGCAATTTAAGAGCCTTATTTATATTTTCTGCAGGATCATTATTATTAGTTGTTCTTAAAAAGCCATTACATAAAGTTACTGAATATATGAATGATAAATTTATAGAAACAGGATTATAA
- a CDS encoding YhgE/Pip domain-containing protein, whose amino-acid sequence MNRFKNIIKVYKRDIKSLNKNFIAIIIILGVCVLPSLYAWVNIKACWDPYENTSTVPIAVINNDKGTDFEGKELNVGNEMVKKLKSNNKIGWKFTNKREADMGVIDGTYYASIEIPEDFSADIVSVLSDNPKHPEITYKVDTKENPVAAKITGMAKNTLINEITTTFITTVNKTVFSSINGIGKNLEKNKNEIIKLKESIISMNQNMDLILAGLESVNTNSKNLNEYLSVVKTTFPEITKGLENINSKSSNTNETINQTNNIFNNSLNNINVILKQAMSTNNRVQSVLDNLIVLNNESSSNEANSSIANLIMDIDSTNKNIDSMIEFLEKINNTKPNTEVSKFIVSLNNVKGALNEEKQKLLKIQEIASNSSKVNENSINELKRNISNTNKQIESVMNIFNSNIRQELGSIINSFKNSIQDASKLIKAGNGLNTQIENLLTTSAKGADLSAKLSKELIDKLTEYKGIIGQISKKLELVNNDDLIQIISILQNNPMLMSQTAAYPFNIKEEAVYTIPNYGSAMTPVYSVLALWVGTLILVSLLKTEVVDFEGSENITLRQKYFGKMLTFITLAAMQGFIVAVGNKVILGVYTVNFPLMLAFSVVSSIIFAIITYTLVAIFGKFGNAIAIVFMILQLAGSGGTYPIQVDPLIFRILQPFFPFTYSIGGFREAIGGPLVSSVILDFIMLILMGSIFVLIGFFLKSPLHHKISKFDEDFKASGISE is encoded by the coding sequence ATGAATAGATTTAAAAACATAATTAAGGTATATAAGAGAGATATTAAAAGCTTAAATAAGAATTTTATTGCAATAATTATAATATTAGGAGTTTGTGTATTACCATCACTTTACGCTTGGGTCAATATTAAAGCTTGTTGGGATCCTTATGAAAATACAAGTACAGTACCTATAGCTGTAATTAATAATGATAAAGGTACGGATTTTGAAGGTAAAGAGCTAAATGTAGGAAATGAGATGGTGAAAAAACTTAAGAGTAATAATAAAATTGGGTGGAAGTTCACCAATAAAAGAGAAGCGGACATGGGAGTTATAGATGGTACATATTATGCCAGTATAGAAATACCAGAGGATTTTTCAGCGGATATAGTTAGTGTTTTATCAGATAATCCTAAACATCCAGAAATAACTTATAAAGTTGACACAAAAGAGAATCCTGTTGCAGCGAAAATAACTGGAATGGCTAAAAATACACTAATAAATGAGATAACTACTACTTTTATTACTACTGTAAATAAAACTGTATTTTCTTCTATAAATGGAATAGGTAAAAATCTTGAAAAAAACAAGAATGAAATAATAAAACTTAAAGAATCTATTATTTCAATGAATCAAAACATGGATTTAATTTTAGCAGGATTGGAAAGTGTAAATACTAATTCTAAAAATCTAAATGAATATTTAAGTGTAGTTAAAACTACTTTCCCAGAAATAACTAAGGGGCTAGAAAATATTAATTCTAAATCCTCAAATACAAATGAAACAATAAATCAAACTAATAATATATTTAATAATTCCTTGAATAATATAAATGTTATATTAAAGCAGGCTATGTCTACTAATAATCGTGTTCAATCAGTATTAGATAATTTAATAGTTTTGAATAATGAATCTTCAAGTAACGAAGCAAATAGCTCTATAGCAAATTTAATTATGGATATAGATAGTACAAATAAAAATATTGATTCTATGATAGAATTCCTTGAAAAAATAAACAACACAAAGCCAAATACTGAAGTGTCAAAATTTATAGTATCCCTTAATAATGTTAAAGGAGCTTTAAATGAAGAAAAACAAAAATTACTAAAGATACAAGAAATTGCTTCAAATTCTAGTAAAGTAAATGAAAATTCAATAAATGAATTGAAAAGAAATATATCTAATACAAATAAGCAAATTGAAAGTGTAATGAATATTTTTAATTCAAATATAAGACAGGAATTAGGTTCTATAATTAATAGTTTTAAAAATTCTATTCAAGATGCTAGTAAACTTATAAAGGCAGGTAACGGATTAAATACACAAATAGAAAATTTATTAACAACATCTGCAAAAGGAGCTGATTTATCAGCAAAGTTAAGTAAAGAATTAATTGATAAGTTAACAGAATATAAGGGTATAATAGGACAAATAAGTAAAAAGTTAGAGTTGGTTAACAATGATGATTTAATACAAATAATAAGTATACTTCAGAATAATCCTATGTTAATGTCACAGACAGCAGCATATCCTTTTAACATTAAGGAAGAAGCAGTATATACTATACCTAATTATGGTTCTGCAATGACTCCAGTATATAGTGTGTTAGCCCTTTGGGTTGGAACTTTAATACTGGTATCTTTGTTAAAAACAGAGGTGGTGGATTTTGAAGGTAGTGAGAATATAACTTTAAGACAAAAATACTTTGGTAAAATGCTTACATTTATAACTTTAGCTGCTATGCAAGGGTTTATAGTAGCTGTGGGAAATAAGGTTATACTAGGAGTTTATACAGTTAATTTTCCGCTTATGCTTGCGTTTTCTGTAGTGTCATCCATTATATTTGCTATAATAACTTATACTTTAGTGGCTATATTCGGTAAGTTTGGTAATGCTATAGCAATAGTATTTATGATATTACAATTAGCAGGTAGTGGTGGAACTTATCCAATACAGGTGGATCCGTTAATATTTAGAATACTGCAACCATTTTTCCCATTTACCTATAGTATAGGGGGGTTTAGAGAAGCAATAGGAGGACCTCTTGTATCTAGTGTAATATTAGATTTTATAATGCTTATATTAATGGGAAGCATATTTGTTTTAATAGGATTTTTCTTAAAATCTCCATTACATCATAAAATTAGTAAGTTTGACGAAGACTTTAAGGCTTCAGGAATATCAGAATAA
- the add gene encoding adenosine deaminase — MNLKKLPKIELHCHLDGSLRVDTILDIAKKDNIPLPSYNREELINYVSIMDDCNSLDEYLNKFFIPNKVMQTKENLKRIAFELLEDASKDNVKYIEVRFAPLLHVEKGLTIEEIIESILEGIKEAEKLYDIKGNLILGCMRNMDIPSAFEVVKKGAKFIGKGVVAIDLCGGEEPHFPGKYVEVLKLAKEYGYRITIHAGEAGVGENVLEAINLLNAERIGHGIYIKNSPEAYKLVKEKNIPLEVCPTSNLHTKASKSYETHPFMDFLKDGIKVTINTDNMTVSNTTITKELEMLNKFCGLSLEDYKTLYMNAVEASFASSETKQLLKSYFKEITA; from the coding sequence TTGAATCTAAAAAAACTTCCTAAAATAGAGTTACATTGCCATCTAGATGGTTCATTAAGAGTAGATACAATATTAGATATAGCTAAAAAAGATAACATTCCTCTTCCTAGTTATAATAGAGAAGAGCTTATAAATTACGTTTCTATAATGGATGATTGTAATTCCTTAGATGAATACTTAAATAAGTTTTTTATCCCTAATAAAGTTATGCAAACAAAAGAAAATCTAAAAAGAATAGCCTTTGAGTTATTAGAAGATGCCTCTAAAGATAATGTAAAATATATAGAAGTAAGATTTGCGCCTCTTTTACATGTTGAAAAAGGGTTAACTATTGAAGAAATTATAGAAAGTATATTAGAAGGAATTAAAGAGGCTGAAAAACTTTATGATATAAAAGGTAATCTAATATTAGGCTGTATGAGAAATATGGATATTCCTTCAGCCTTTGAAGTTGTAAAAAAAGGAGCTAAATTTATTGGAAAAGGTGTTGTTGCTATAGATCTTTGTGGTGGTGAAGAACCTCATTTCCCAGGAAAATATGTAGAGGTTTTAAAACTAGCAAAAGAATATGGATATAGAATAACTATACATGCCGGTGAAGCTGGCGTGGGGGAAAATGTTTTAGAGGCTATAAATCTTTTAAATGCTGAAAGAATAGGTCATGGAATATATATTAAAAATTCTCCTGAAGCTTATAAGCTTGTAAAAGAAAAAAATATTCCACTGGAAGTGTGCCCAACAAGCAATCTTCATACTAAAGCCTCTAAAAGCTATGAAACCCATCCATTTATGGATTTTCTAAAGGATGGCATTAAGGTTACCATAAATACAGATAATATGACGGTATCTAATACTACCATAACAAAGGAACTAGAAATGCTTAATAAGTTTTGTGGTTTATCTTTAGAAGATTATAAAACATTATATATGAATGCAGTTGAGGCATCCTTTGCATCCTCTGAAACAAAACAACTGCTTAAATCATATTTTAAGGAAATTACGGCTTAA
- a CDS encoding signal peptidase II: MKKSLRVILLVLALVLIDQSIKIYIYNNLMNKEFYILGSILGFKPIINTKYSYFNSFSNMGISLLTHIVLNIVILLLFIVIFDFIKERYTAHKIVYCLFVLVCAAAICSLIDKVFWGGSLDFISFKNFFIFDLKDIYISVFQIAAMLCIILNYKKLEAINEKTIYNDFKSYIKLKCFKK, translated from the coding sequence ATGAAGAAAAGCCTAAGAGTAATATTACTAGTGTTAGCATTAGTTTTAATTGATCAAAGTATAAAAATTTATATATATAATAATTTGATGAATAAAGAATTTTATATATTGGGTAGCATACTTGGATTTAAGCCAATTATTAATACAAAATATTCATACTTTAATTCTTTTAGTAATATGGGGATAAGTTTATTGACTCATATAGTTTTAAATATAGTAATACTATTACTTTTTATAGTAATCTTTGATTTTATTAAAGAAAGATATACTGCTCACAAAATAGTGTATTGTTTATTTGTTTTGGTATGTGCGGCAGCAATTTGTTCTTTAATTGATAAAGTTTTTTGGGGAGGAAGTTTAGATTTTATTTCCTTCAAAAATTTTTTTATATTTGATTTAAAAGATATTTATATTAGTGTTTTTCAGATTGCAGCAATGTTGTGTATCATATTAAATTATAAAAAATTAGAGGCTATTAATGAAAAGACTATTTATAATGATTTCAAATCATATATAAAACTCAAATGTTTTAAAAAATAA
- a CDS encoding DUF2812 domain-containing protein has product MRKFRLFTDYNKEEKWLNEMYKKGYELENISFGYKFGSIEPEDTTVRIDYRIFNNKGDSIDYCTLFEDSGWKHLAGDKNSGVQYFKKINKNSEEDIFSDDISKAARYKRLSDHSMMFALCFFVLAVSLISNGSINVNLILNPKLLYYTPGLWERTGVPFWGGLLFETPFALGRSGVFLIPLIVVLNFYLAIKARISYNKWEKSN; this is encoded by the coding sequence ATGAGGAAATTTAGGCTTTTTACTGATTATAATAAAGAAGAAAAATGGTTAAATGAAATGTATAAAAAGGGTTATGAATTAGAAAATATATCTTTTGGCTATAAATTTGGTTCTATAGAACCAGAAGATACCACAGTTAGAATTGATTATAGAATTTTTAATAACAAAGGAGATTCTATTGACTATTGTACTTTATTTGAAGATAGTGGTTGGAAACATCTAGCTGGCGATAAAAATTCAGGAGTTCAATATTTTAAAAAAATCAATAAAAATAGCGAAGAAGATATCTTTTCAGATGATATATCCAAAGCAGCAAGATATAAAAGATTATCTGATCATTCCATGATGTTTGCATTATGTTTTTTTGTATTGGCTGTATCCCTCATATCTAATGGCAGTATTAATGTTAATTTAATACTTAATCCTAAATTACTGTATTATACACCTGGATTATGGGAAAGAACTGGTGTACCATTTTGGGGAGGTTTGTTATTTGAAACACCCTTTGCACTTGGAAGAAGTGGTGTATTCTTAATTCCCCTAATAGTGGTTTTAAATTTTTATTTAGCAATTAAAGCTAGAATCTCATACAATAAATGGGAAAAATCCAATTAA
- a CDS encoding PadR family transcriptional regulator — translation MNRNKNLPLTETTYYILLALLEPGYGYIIMEKVEELSNYQVKIAAGTLYGAIENLLKQKLIKFVGTEDNRRKVYVITEKGKEILLLEIERMHHMINIAESKFGGN, via the coding sequence ATGAATAGAAATAAAAATTTACCATTAACAGAAACAACCTATTATATTCTTTTAGCATTATTAGAACCTGGTTATGGCTATATTATAATGGAGAAAGTTGAAGAATTAAGTAATTATCAAGTTAAAATAGCAGCGGGAACACTTTATGGAGCCATTGAAAATTTGTTGAAACAAAAACTAATAAAATTTGTAGGTACAGAAGATAATAGGCGAAAAGTTTATGTGATTACTGAAAAGGGAAAAGAAATTTTGCTTTTGGAGATTGAAAGAATGCATCATATGATTAACATAGCAGAAAGTAAATTTGGAGGGAATTAA
- a CDS encoding GNAT family N-acetyltransferase codes for MFSYDTLENISIETLHKTFLNAFSDYQVKMDLPLFKFEYMLQRRGYVGKASIGAFNDETLVGFVLNGVRNWDGRLTVYDTGTGVIETYRKQGITSNMLLNVRQLLQQMGIEQYLLEVIQSNTSALQLYKKQGFKILRDFECFHLDKNKYNPITTYKVEHVNMINSNDWRELTEFWEFVPSWQNSIDSINAVSDAFIYSIVRLDDNIVGYGVIDKKTGDIPQIAVNKNYRRKGIAMSILTDLIKNTESYNINVINVDGRSKSMKDFLLKLGFECGVSQYEMILKL; via the coding sequence ATGTTTAGTTATGATACGTTAGAAAATATAAGTATTGAAACATTGCATAAAACATTTTTAAATGCATTTTCTGATTATCAAGTAAAAATGGATTTGCCTCTTTTCAAGTTTGAATATATGCTTCAACGAAGAGGATATGTTGGTAAAGCCTCCATAGGGGCATTTAATGATGAGACATTAGTTGGATTCGTTTTAAATGGAGTTAGAAATTGGGATGGGAGACTAACTGTTTATGATACAGGAACAGGTGTTATAGAGACTTATAGAAAACAAGGTATAACAAGTAATATGCTACTAAATGTCAGACAATTATTACAACAAATGGGGATAGAGCAGTATTTACTTGAAGTAATTCAATCAAATACATCTGCACTTCAACTTTATAAAAAACAAGGATTTAAGATTTTAAGGGATTTTGAATGTTTTCATTTAGATAAAAATAAATATAATCCTATAACAACTTATAAGGTTGAACATGTTAATATGATTAATTCAAATGATTGGAGAGAACTAACAGAGTTTTGGGAGTTCGTACCATCTTGGCAGAATTCTATTGATTCCATTAACGCTGTATCAGATGCATTCATATATTCTATTGTACGGTTGGATGATAATATTGTTGGCTACGGAGTTATTGATAAGAAAACAGGAGATATTCCACAAATAGCAGTAAACAAAAATTACAGACGTAAAGGAATTGCAATGAGTATCCTTACAGATTTAATTAAAAATACAGAATCATATAATATTAACGTTATAAATGTAGATGGAAGATCTAAATCTATGAAAGATTTCTTACTGAAATTAGGATTTGAATGTGGAGTTAGTCAATATGAAATGATTTTAAAATTATAA
- a CDS encoding TfoX/Sxy family protein, translated as MASNIEFVEYVCDQIGAAGNITYKKMFGDYGVYCNNKIIGLICDNQFFLKITKAGRDLLNEVIEAPAYEGAKPSFLIESLDNREYLSKIVFATYKELPMPRPKKKRIKNS; from the coding sequence ATGGCTTCGAATATAGAATTTGTAGAATACGTTTGTGATCAAATAGGTGCCGCTGGGAATATAACTTATAAGAAAATGTTTGGTGATTACGGAGTTTATTGTAATAACAAAATAATAGGATTAATATGCGATAATCAATTTTTCTTAAAGATAACAAAGGCAGGTAGAGATTTATTAAATGAAGTCATAGAAGCACCTGCTTATGAAGGTGCCAAGCCCTCATTTCTTATTGAATCCTTAGATAATAGAGAATATTTAAGTAAAATTGTGTTTGCAACTTATAAAGAACTGCCTATGCCAAGACCTAAAAAGAAAAGAATTAAAAATAGTTAA
- a CDS encoding aldo/keto reductase — protein MQDIKSYTILNNGVKMPWLGFGTYKAENGNTVIQSVKEALRIGYRHIDTASYYGNEEGVGTAIKESGIPREEIFLVSKVWNSDQGYEKTLKSFENSIKKLGTDYLDLYLVHWPQSLTKETWKALEKLYKEGHVKAIGVSNFLVDHLKWLLEDVEIMPMVNQVEFHPQLIQKELMEFCSKNNIQLEAWSPLMRGKVFEIELLQDLAQKYGKTISQIVLRWDLQMGVVTIPKSVTPSRIKENADIFDFEISKEDMDRIQQLDKGLRAGSDPNKVFPCSNISK, from the coding sequence ATGCAAGATATAAAAAGTTATACAATTTTAAATAACGGAGTAAAAATGCCTTGGCTTGGATTTGGTACTTATAAAGCTGAAAATGGAAATACAGTTATTCAGTCAGTAAAAGAAGCACTTAGAATTGGATACCGTCATATAGATACTGCTTCTTATTATGGTAATGAAGAGGGAGTTGGCACCGCAATAAAAGAAAGTGGAATTCCTAGAGAAGAGATATTTTTAGTAAGTAAAGTTTGGAACTCAGATCAAGGTTATGAAAAAACTTTAAAATCCTTTGAAAACTCTATAAAAAAACTTGGCACAGACTATCTTGATCTATATTTAGTTCATTGGCCTCAGTCTTTGACTAAAGAAACATGGAAGGCTTTAGAAAAACTTTATAAAGAAGGACATGTAAAAGCCATTGGAGTAAGTAATTTTTTAGTTGATCACTTAAAGTGGTTACTAGAAGATGTTGAAATTATGCCAATGGTAAATCAAGTGGAATTTCATCCACAGCTTATTCAAAAGGAGTTAATGGAATTCTGCAGCAAAAATAATATACAATTAGAAGCATGGTCCCCATTAATGAGAGGTAAAGTATTTGAAATTGAACTTTTACAGGATCTTGCCCAAAAATACGGGAAAACAATATCTCAAATTGTACTAAGATGGGATTTACAAATGGGTGTAGTTACTATTCCTAAATCAGTAACCCCATCAAGAATAAAAGAGAATGCAGATATATTTGATTTTGAAATAAGTAAAGAAGATATGGATAGAATTCAACAATTAGACAAGGGATTAAGGGCAGGATCAGATCCTAATAAAGTTTTCCCATGTTCCAATATATCTAAATAA
- a CDS encoding DUF1349 domain-containing protein yields MFRFNTKEAKWFFEPKNYLIKEDKVEIITEPNTDFWQRTYYEFRNDNAHVLYVTTDEKYFSFTVKTDFNSTALFDQCGLAIYQNSENWAKACIEFHDNNTSWLGSVVTNHGYSDWATMDIGSSVKSMWYRLSRRGSDYCFENSFDGVNFKQMRIFHLFEGAKEINFGLLACSPSKNSFKATFTEMKVTDCLWEEHKA; encoded by the coding sequence ATGTTTAGATTTAATACGAAAGAAGCCAAATGGTTTTTTGAGCCTAAGAATTATTTAATAAAAGAGGATAAGGTTGAAATAATAACAGAGCCTAACACTGACTTTTGGCAAAGAACTTATTATGAATTTAGAAATGATAATGCTCATGTTCTTTATGTTACAACAGATGAAAAATATTTTTCCTTTACAGTAAAGACAGATTTTAATAGCACAGCATTGTTTGATCAATGTGGACTTGCCATTTATCAAAATAGTGAAAATTGGGCAAAGGCATGCATTGAATTTCATGATAATAATACTTCATGGCTTGGAAGTGTTGTAACTAATCATGGATATTCTGATTGGGCAACCATGGATATTGGATCATCTGTAAAATCTATGTGGTATAGGTTAAGTAGGAGAGGAAGTGATTACTGTTTTGAAAATTCCTTTGATGGTGTAAATTTTAAGCAAATGAGAATTTTTCACTTATTTGAAGGAGCAAAAGAAATTAATTTTGGTTTGCTTGCATGTTCACCAAGCAAAAATTCTTTTAAGGCTACATTTACTGAAATGAAAGTAACAGATTGTCTATGGGAAGAACACAAAGCATAA
- a CDS encoding GNAT family N-acetyltransferase encodes MEFKIIKENKRSFLDLLLLADEQESMIDKYLNRGEMFALYDGDLKSICVVTNEEECIYEIKNIATYEKYQGQGYGSRLIKYVFEYYKDNCKTMLVGTGDSPLTIPFYKHCGFKISHRAKNFFIDNYDHPIYESGVQLIDMVYLKKDF; translated from the coding sequence ATGGAATTTAAAATAATAAAAGAGAATAAAAGAAGTTTTTTAGATTTATTACTTTTAGCAGATGAACAAGAAAGTATGATTGATAAATATTTAAACCGTGGGGAAATGTTTGCTCTATATGATGGAGATTTAAAAAGTATTTGTGTAGTAACCAATGAAGAAGAATGCATATATGAGATAAAGAATATAGCAACATATGAAAAATATCAGGGACAAGGGTATGGAAGCCGATTAATTAAGTATGTATTTGAATATTATAAGGATAATTGTAAAACAATGCTTGTAGGGACTGGAGATAGCCCATTGACGATTCCCTTTTATAAGCATTGTGGATTTAAAATTTCTCATAGAGCTAAAAACTTTTTTATCGATAATTATGACCATCCTATTTATGAAAGTGGAGTTCAACTAATTGATATGGTTTATTTAAAAAAAGATTTCTAA
- a CDS encoding GNAT family N-acetyltransferase: protein MNIRMYQSEDCREIVKLFYNTVHSINSRDYSLEQIDVWAPKEIDIVPWDESLLQHYSVVAEENGVIIGFGDLDVTGYFDRLYVHKNYQGIGVATTIANKLERYAQENHISIVTTNASITAKPFFEKRCYEVVKEQFVERNGQFLKNFIMKKVLR from the coding sequence ATGAACATAAGAATGTATCAATCAGAAGATTGTAGAGAAATTGTAAAACTGTTTTATAATACTGTCCATTCAATAAATTCAAGGGATTATAGCCTTGAACAAATTGATGTGTGGGCACCTAAAGAAATTGATATTGTTCCATGGGATGAATCTCTCTTACAACATTATTCTGTTGTGGCTGAGGAAAACGGTGTTATCATAGGATTTGGAGATTTAGATGTAACTGGATATTTTGATAGACTATATGTTCATAAGAATTATCAAGGTATTGGTGTAGCAACTACAATTGCTAATAAGTTAGAAAGGTATGCACAGGAAAATCATATTAGTATTGTAACAACTAATGCATCTATCACAGCAAAACCTTTTTTCGAGAAACGATGTTATGAAGTTGTAAAAGAACAGTTTGTTGAACGAAATGGACAATTTTTAAAAAATTTTATTATGAAGAAGGTCTTAAGATAA